A region of Oxyura jamaicensis isolate SHBP4307 breed ruddy duck chromosome 9, BPBGC_Ojam_1.0, whole genome shotgun sequence DNA encodes the following proteins:
- the LOC118171655 gene encoding arylacetamide deacetylase-like, translated as MGAKLLCFCIASALVAYYIYTPIPENIEEGWKVMLLTTVFRTVGHVAEVADRLGLMHYMEALTLITVAEYVAPTSDENVTVTDTEFSNVAVRLYLPRKAAGGLRRAVIYFHGGGWCVGQAGMKSYDLLSRWTSSQLDAVVVSVDYRLAPKYHFPVQFEDVYSVTKFFLQSSVLSQYGVDPNRVCVAGDSAGGNLAAAVAQKLLEDSEVTTRLRAQVLLYPALQTLDLNLPSYQENENGLILPKSLMVRFWSEYFTSDSSLREAMASNRHVPAESGHLFQFVNWSNLLPEEMKKDYVYTSPVFGSSKIAKQYPGFLDLRAAPLLAEDARLRGLPPAYVLTCEYDVLRDEGVMYVSRLRAAGVRVTHDHAKDAFHGALMFASSPASLPVGNRLRNRYVEWLNENL; from the exons ATGGGGGCGAAACTGCTGTGCTTCTGCATCGCCTCTGCCCTTGTCGCATACTACATCTACACCCCCATTCCAGAGAACATTGAGGAGGGCTGGAAGGTGATGCTCCTAACGACTGTGTTTAGGACCGTGGGGCATGTG GCTGAGGTTGCTGATCGGCTGGGTCTGATGCACTACATGGAAGCTCTGACGCTGATCACAGTTGCTGAATACGTTGCACCGACCTCTGATGAGAACGTCACCGTGACAGACACGGAGTTCAGCAACGTGGCCGTCCGTCTGTATCTGCCCAGGAAGGCAGCTGGTGGACTGAGGAGGGCGGTGATCTACTTCCATGGCGGAGGATGGTGTGTAGGGCAGGCAG GCATGAAATCCTATGACCTTCTGTCGAGGTGGACCTCAAGCCAGTTAGATGCTGTGGTCGTATCAGTCGA TTACAGGTTGGCACCTAAATACCATTTTCCAGTTCAATTTGAAGATGTGTATTCAGTAACAAAGTTCTTCCTCCAAAGCAGCGTGCTCTCCCAGTATGGGGTAGACCCAAACAGGGTCTGTGTTGCAGGAGACAGTGCAGGTGGCAACTtagctgcagctgtggcacaAAAG ctGCTAGAGGACTCTGAAGTCACAACTAGACTTAGAGCACAAGTTTTGCTTTATCCTGCTCTTCAAACCCTTGATCTGAATTTGCCATCTtaccaagaaaatgaaaacgGCCTGATTTTACCCAAATCGCTGATGGTCAGGTTCTGGAGtgaatattttacttctgattCCTCTCTCAGGGAAGCAATGGCCTCCAACAGGCATGTCCCAGCTGAATCAGGccatttgtttcagtttgtgaaCTGGAGTAATTTGCTACCggaagagatgaagaaagatTACGTTTACACCAGTCCTGTTTTCGGGAGCTCCAAGATTGCAAAACAGTACCCCGGGTTTCTGGATCTGAGAGCGGCCCCACTGCTGGCCGAAGACGCCAGGTTACGTGGGCTGCCCCCTGCCTATGTCCTCACGTGTGAGTACGATGTCTTACGGGACGAGGGAGTCATGTATGTCAGTCGCCTCCGGGCAGCAGGAGTTCGAGTCACGCATGATCACGCCAAGGACGCTTTCCATGGGGCTCTGATGTTTGCATCAAGTCCAGCTAGTTTACCTGTAGGGAACAGGTTGAGAAACAGATACGTTGAGTGGTTAAATGAAAATCTATAG